GCCGACATCGCCAAGTTCGACAAAGAGCTGGGCGGCAAGATCTACGGCATCGAGCCGGGTTCGGGCGCCAATACGCAGATCAAGGCGATGATCGCCAAGAACCAGTTCGGCCTGGGCAAGTTCCAACTGGTCGAATCCAGTGAGGCCGGCATGCTCGCTGCCGTGGACCGCGCCGTGCGCCGCAAGGAAGCCGTGGTGTTCTTCGGCTGGGCGCCGCACCCGATGAACGTCAACGTGGCGATGACTTACCTTACAGGCAGCGACGACGCCCTGGGCCCGAACGAAGGCATGGCCAGCGTGTGGACGGTCACCGCGCCGACCTACGCCGCACAGTGCCCCAACGTGCACAAGCTGCTGACCAACCTGACGTTCACCGCCGCCGACGAGAGCCGGATGATGCAGCCGTTGCTCGATCACAAGGACGCTCTGGAATCCGCCAAGCAGTGGCTCAAGGATCACCCGCAAGACCAGGCGCGCTGGCTGGACGGCGTGACCACCTTCGACGGCAAACCGGCTGCGGCCAACCTGCAACTCACCAGCAAATAACCTGACTTGAACCACCGTGTCGCAGCCGCTCCTGGCTGCGAACGGCACCGTACGCCTTGAAATCACACGCCCGTAAGGAACCGCCCCATGAACCACGACGTCATCATCACCTGCGCACTCACCGGTGCTGGCGACACGACCGCCAGAAGCCCACACGTGCCGGTCACCCCCAAACAAATCGCGGCCGCTGCAGTTGAAGCGGCGAAGGCCGGCGCCACGGTGGTGCACTGCCATGTGCGCGACCCCGAAACCGGCAAGTTCAGCCGTGACGTGGCGCTGTACCGCGAAGTCATGGAGCGCATCCGTGAGGCCGACATCGACATCATCGTCAACCTCACCGCCGGCATGGGCGGCGACCTGGAGATCGGTGGCGGCGAACACCCGATGGCGTTCGGCCCGAATACCGACCTGGTCGGCCCGCTCACGCGCCTGGCCCACGTTGAAGAACTGCTGCCGGAAATCTGCACCCTGGACTGCGGCACCCTGAACTTCGGCGATGGCGACACCATTTACGTGTCCACGCCGGCGCAACTGCGCGCCGGCGCCAAACGCATCCAGGAACTGGGCGTAAAGGCCGAGCTGGAAATCTTCGACACCGGCCACCTGTGGTTTGCCAAGCAGATGATCAAGGAAGGCCTGCTCGACAACCCACTGTTCCAACTGTGCCTGGGTATCCCATGGGGCGCACCGGCCGACACCACCACCATGAAAGCTATGGTCGACAACCTGCCCGCCGACGCGGTGTGGGCCGGCTTCGGCATCGGCCGCATGCAAATGCCAATGGCGGCGCAGGCGGTGCTGCTGGGCGGCAACGTACGGGTCGGGCTGGAGGACAACCTGTGGCTGGACAAGGGCGTGCTGGCGACCAATGGCCAACTGGTGGAACGCGCCAGTGAAATCCTCAGCCGCCTGGGCGCGCGGGTCATGACCCCGGCCGAGGGCCGGATCAAGATGGGCCTGACCAAACGCGGGTAAAAAATATGGGAGCGGGCTTGCTCCCTCCCACAGTTTGAGCCGGTTCCCAAAACAGAATGTGTGAATACTTCAGGATCGTCGCCATGAGCTTTATCACAGAAATCAAAACCTTCGCCGCCCTCGGCAGCGGTGTTATCGGCAGCGGCTGGGTGTCCCGCGCCCTGGCCCACGGCTTGGATGTGGTGGCGTGGGACCCGGCGCCCGGCGCTGAAGCGGCGCTACGCAAACGCGTCGCCAATGCCTGGGGCGCCCTCGAAAAACAGGGCCTGGCACCCGGTGCGTCACAAGATCGCCTGCGCTTTGTCGCCACCATCGAAGAATGCGTCAAAGACGCCGATTTCATCCAGGAAAGCGCCCCCGAACGCCTGGAACTGAAACTGGAACTGCACAGCAAGATCAGCGCGGCGGCCAAACCCAATGCGTTGATCGGCTCGAGCACTTCCGGCCTGTTGCCGAGTGAGTTCTACGAGGGCTCGACCCACCCGCAACGGTGTGTGGTCGGCCATCCGTTCAACCCGGTCTACCTGCTGCCGCTGGTGGAAGTGGTGGGCGGCAAGCACACGGCGCCCGAGGCAATCCAGGCCGCGATCACGGTGTACGAGGCCCTCGGCATGCGCCCGCTGCATGTGCGCAAGGAAGTCCCCGGCTTTATCGCCGACCGCCTGCTCGAAGCGCTATGGCGTGAGGCACTGCACCTGGTCAATGACGGCGTGGCCACCACCGGCGAAATCGACGATGCCATCCGCTTTGGCGCGGGTTTGCGCTGGTCGTTCATGGGCACCTTCCTCACCTATACCCTGGCGGGCGGCGATGCCGGCATGCGGCACTTCATGGCGCAGTTCGGCCCGGCGTTGCAGTTGCCGTGGACCTACCTGCCGGCGCCGGAGCTGACCGACAAATTGATCGACGACGTGGTGGATGGCACCCGCGATCAGTTGGGCACCCACAGCATTTCGGCGCTGGAGCGCTATCGTGATGATTGCCTGCTGGCGGTACTGGAGGCGGTGAAAACCACCAAGGCCAAACACGGCATGACCTTCGCTGAATAACGGAAACCCCACCATGCCTGCACTGACCACCTACACCACCCCGGTCCTCGCCGATTGGGTGGACTACAACGGCCACCTGCGCGACGCGTTCTACCTGCTGATCTTCAGCTACGCCACCGACGCGCTGATGGACACATTGGGCCTGGACAGCGACAACCGTGAAGCCAGCGGCCACTCGTTGTTCACCCTGGAACTGCACCTGAACTACTTGCACGAGGTGAAACTGGGCGCCGAAGTGCAGGTGCACACGCAACTGATCGCCCACGACGCCAAGCGCCTGCATCTCTATCACAGCCTGCATCGTGTGGGCGAAGAGCGGGCGCTGGCGGGCAACGAGCAGATGCTCTTGCATGTGGATCTGGCCGGTCCGCATTCGGCGCCGTTTACCGAGGCGACGCTGGAGAAAATCATCGCCCTGCGCGCCGCACAGACCGACCTGCCCAAGCCCGCCCTGCTCGGCCGGGTCATCGGTTTACCCGCTAAAAAATAATCGGCAAAAAAAGCCCCGATCCAGCCGTGACTGGATCGGGGCAGAGGTGCCTTGTGAGAGCGTTACATCCCGAGGGTGACCAAACCATCAAGCTGTGTGCCTGGGTTCAGTGTGCCGGTAAGTGCGCCCGGCAAATGGCCCGAAAACGACATGCTCATAGCCATCTGAGGCATTCGTGCATTCAGCCCTTGCCGACCGCTTGGGTGGCTACCAGAATCGAAGTCAGACCCCGCTCCCCTCACCAGGATAAACGTCATGATGCATGCGGATTTGATTGACCAGGATGACCTGCTGGGCCAACTGCGCTCACTGGGCTTCGAAGTCTCCAGCGGCGCCACCGCCGAGCAGGCTTGCGAGTGTGCGGTACGCGGCTTGAGCGAAGCACGGGCCAAGGCGCTCAAGGGTATGGTTGAGCAGATGTACACCGGCAGCGCGACGATTTTGCCGGCGGTGCGTCAGGCGATTGATAAGCAGCTGTTGCCGGCTTTGGTGCAGTTCAAGCAGAACTCTGGGGCCTGACAGACCGCTATCGGGGGCAAGCCCCCGATGCAGGCGACGCGGTCTAGAGCCTCACACTGGCAAAAGTCGACTCGTTGCGCGCCTGGCTCAACGCCGACATCGGCCCCGCCAACGGTGCCAATACCAGCGCCTGCGGAATCGGCATCATCGCCACCTGTTGGGTGGTGTTGGAACCGACGCGTTCATCGCGTGGTGGAATGCCGAAGTATTCGCGGTAGCACTTGGAAAAGTGCGGCGTGGAGACAAACCCGCACACCGATGCCACTTCGATGATCGACATCGGCGTCTGCTTGAGCAACTGCCGCGCACGGATCAGGCGCAGCTTGAGGTAATAGCGCGACGGCGAGCAGTGCAGGTATTTCTGGAACAGGCGCTCCAGCTGGCGTCGCGACACGGCGACGTACACTGCCAGTTCGTCCAGGTCGATCGGCTCTTCCAGGTTGGCTTCCATCAGCGCGACAATTTCCTGCAGCTTCGGCTGGTTGGTGCCAAGCATGTGCTTGAGTGGCACGCGCTGGTGGTCCTGCTCGTTGCGGATGCGCTCGTACACAAACATCTCGGAGATGGCGGCCGACAGTTCACGGCCGTGGTCGCGGCTGATCAGGTGCAGCATCATGTCCAACGGCGCGGTGCCGCCGGAGCTGGTGAAGCGGTTGCGGTCGAGGGTGAACAGGCGTGTGCTCATGGCGACGCGCGGGAAGGCTTCCTGCATCGACGCCAGGCATTCCCAGTGCACGCTGCAATCGAACCCATCGAGCAAACCGGCGCAGGCCAGGGCCCAACTGCCGGTGCACACGGCGCCAAGGCGACGGGACTGGCGCGCCTGGCTTTGCAGCCACGACACATGTTCACGGGTGACGGTACGTTGGATACCCACGCCGCCGCACACGATCACCGTGTCCAGGGCCGGGGCTTTGTGCATGGAAGCATCGGGAGTGATTTG
The genomic region above belongs to Pseudomonas sp. S35 and contains:
- a CDS encoding choline ABC transporter substrate-binding protein, whose translation is MNRLISRCVLALSASAILSTNLMAADAASCQNVRMGVVNWTDVIATSAMTQVLLDGLGYKTKQTSASQQIIFAGIRDQRLDLFLGYWNPLMTQTITPFVDAKQVKVLDKPSLEDARATLAVPTYLADKGLKTFADIAKFDKELGGKIYGIEPGSGANTQIKAMIAKNQFGLGKFQLVESSEAGMLAAVDRAVRRKEAVVFFGWAPHPMNVNVAMTYLTGSDDALGPNEGMASVWTVTAPTYAAQCPNVHKLLTNLTFTAADESRMMQPLLDHKDALESAKQWLKDHPQDQARWLDGVTTFDGKPAAANLQLTSK
- a CDS encoding 3-keto-5-aminohexanoate cleavage protein — encoded protein: MNHDVIITCALTGAGDTTARSPHVPVTPKQIAAAAVEAAKAGATVVHCHVRDPETGKFSRDVALYREVMERIREADIDIIVNLTAGMGGDLEIGGGEHPMAFGPNTDLVGPLTRLAHVEELLPEICTLDCGTLNFGDGDTIYVSTPAQLRAGAKRIQELGVKAELEIFDTGHLWFAKQMIKEGLLDNPLFQLCLGIPWGAPADTTTMKAMVDNLPADAVWAGFGIGRMQMPMAAQAVLLGGNVRVGLEDNLWLDKGVLATNGQLVERASEILSRLGARVMTPAEGRIKMGLTKRG
- a CDS encoding L-carnitine dehydrogenase; the protein is MSFITEIKTFAALGSGVIGSGWVSRALAHGLDVVAWDPAPGAEAALRKRVANAWGALEKQGLAPGASQDRLRFVATIEECVKDADFIQESAPERLELKLELHSKISAAAKPNALIGSSTSGLLPSEFYEGSTHPQRCVVGHPFNPVYLLPLVEVVGGKHTAPEAIQAAITVYEALGMRPLHVRKEVPGFIADRLLEALWREALHLVNDGVATTGEIDDAIRFGAGLRWSFMGTFLTYTLAGGDAGMRHFMAQFGPALQLPWTYLPAPELTDKLIDDVVDGTRDQLGTHSISALERYRDDCLLAVLEAVKTTKAKHGMTFAE
- a CDS encoding thioesterase family protein — translated: MPALTTYTTPVLADWVDYNGHLRDAFYLLIFSYATDALMDTLGLDSDNREASGHSLFTLELHLNYLHEVKLGAEVQVHTQLIAHDAKRLHLYHSLHRVGEERALAGNEQMLLHVDLAGPHSAPFTEATLEKIIALRAAQTDLPKPALLGRVIGLPAKK
- a CDS encoding GlxA family transcriptional regulator is translated as MTSFNSGAQPQNRAPQSIGFLLLDNFTLISLASAVEPLRMANQLSGRELYRWTTLSVDGNQVWASDGLQITPDASMHKAPALDTVIVCGGVGIQRTVTREHVSWLQSQARQSRRLGAVCTGSWALACAGLLDGFDCSVHWECLASMQEAFPRVAMSTRLFTLDRNRFTSSGGTAPLDMMLHLISRDHGRELSAAISEMFVYERIRNEQDHQRVPLKHMLGTNQPKLQEIVALMEANLEEPIDLDELAVYVAVSRRQLERLFQKYLHCSPSRYYLKLRLIRARQLLKQTPMSIIEVASVCGFVSTPHFSKCYREYFGIPPRDERVGSNTTQQVAMMPIPQALVLAPLAGPMSALSQARNESTFASVRL